The following are from one region of the Candidatus Shapirobacteria bacterium genome:
- a CDS encoding NUDIX domain-containing protein, with amino-acid sequence MDIQKFAQKGIVINDNKEILFIKYSSSKYVSEKLTGKFALPGGRIEFGETPNKSIIREVEEETGIKCKPGIPIYCWNWEYQKDSDRIQVNAVARVCKYVSGRLSQPKEEEELTIEGCYWKAKEIVLDLDVVWDEIPALKLFIDNYNFYLKCLEENRF; translated from the coding sequence ATGGATATTCAAAAATTTGCTCAAAAAGGTATAGTAATAAACGATAATAAAGAGATTCTTTTTATTAAATACTCGAGTAGTAAATACGTTTCAGAAAAATTGACGGGTAAATTCGCATTACCAGGGGGAAGAATAGAGTTCGGAGAAACCCCAAATAAATCAATAATCAGGGAGGTAGAAGAGGAAACCGGTATTAAATGTAAACCCGGTATTCCAATCTACTGTTGGAATTGGGAATACCAAAAAGATAGCGATAGAATTCAAGTTAATGCGGTGGCTAGAGTATGTAAATATGTTAGTGGTCGTTTGTCGCAGCCTAAGGAAGAAGAGGAATTAACTATTGAAGGGTGCTATTGGAAAGCGAAAGAAATAGTTCTAGACTTGGATGTTGTATGGGACGAAATTCCAGCATTAAAGTTATTTATAGACAACTACAATTTTTATTTGAAGTGTTTAGAAGAAAATAGGTTCTAA
- the cyaB gene encoding class IV adenylate cyclase, with product MSDNQEIEIKIQIESNINLFSFLEKEAKFIGEKHQIDKYFTPAHKNFIEPRPVKEWLRLRDSSGKFSINYKNWHYDTFGKSNYCNEYETPIESLQQLEKIFDVLDIKEVVTVDKVRKLYLYQEYEIAIDSVKNLGDFVEIEFKGNVNGRDPAEITNEMVTFLKKIDCGKISRNFVGYPFQLLFPEEVVFEEQ from the coding sequence ATGAGTGACAACCAGGAAATTGAAATTAAGATTCAAATCGAGAGTAACATTAACTTATTTTCCTTTCTCGAAAAAGAAGCCAAGTTTATTGGTGAAAAACATCAAATCGATAAGTATTTCACCCCGGCACACAAAAATTTTATTGAACCAAGACCAGTAAAAGAATGGCTAAGATTAAGAGATTCATCGGGCAAGTTTTCTATAAACTATAAAAATTGGCATTACGACACATTTGGAAAAAGCAATTATTGCAATGAGTATGAAACTCCAATAGAAAGTCTCCAACAACTGGAGAAAATTTTCGATGTGCTGGATATAAAAGAAGTAGTTACAGTAGATAAGGTTAGAAAACTATATTTATATCAAGAATACGAAATTGCTATTGATTCAGTTAAAAATTTAGGAGATTTTGTAGAAATTGAGTTTAAGGGAAATGTAAATGGTCGTGACCCGGCAGAAATCACAAACGAGATGGTGACATTTTTGAAAAAAATTGATTGCGGCAAAATATCTAGAAATTTTGTTGGTTACCCCTTTCAACTTTTATTCCCCGAAGAAGTTGTGTTTGAAGAACAATAA
- a CDS encoding NUDIX domain-containing protein, with amino-acid sequence MEPKLFVATKAFINYQGKILILRESDKYQDGSNASKYDVVGGRIIPGQNFLESLLREIEEETKLKVSVKTPFYVGEWRPVVKGEQWQIVGTFFECLSDSDKVELSEDHDDYKWIDPKEYLSYPIIENLQPAFEKYIEYLKNRF; translated from the coding sequence ATGGAACCGAAACTTTTTGTAGCCACAAAAGCGTTTATCAACTATCAGGGTAAAATCCTGATTCTAAGGGAATCAGATAAATATCAGGACGGATCGAATGCCAGTAAATATGATGTGGTTGGCGGAAGGATAATACCCGGACAGAATTTTTTAGAAAGTTTGTTAAGAGAGATTGAAGAAGAAACCAAACTTAAAGTTTCGGTTAAAACCCCTTTTTATGTCGGAGAATGGCGACCGGTAGTAAAGGGCGAACAATGGCAAATTGTTGGCACTTTTTTTGAATGTCTATCTGATAGCGACAAGGTCGAACTGAGTGAAGATCATGATGACTATAAATGGATTGATCCAAAAGAATATTTAAGCTATCCTATCATCGAAAATTTGCAGCCGGCGTTTGAGAAATATATTGAATATTTAAAAAATAGGTTCTGA
- a CDS encoding HAD family phosphatase: MIRLVYFDFGGVLVNYDRVFQKVCCDFNLNFDEFLKFYNQFDPDLNVGKIKTEEFWRKCVDNFGLKNIDNYSLAKAWVSDYDIIEPINKMVYFLENKFEIGIISNINSGIWEAAVEDKWVPNIKYKIVLLSYKIGVVKPNDKIYKMAQQESGVEPNEILFIDDKEENLKIPRGMGWKTVLFDMNQAEKGIEEIKAFLK, from the coding sequence ATGATTAGATTGGTTTATTTTGACTTTGGAGGAGTATTAGTAAATTACGATCGGGTATTTCAAAAGGTTTGTTGTGACTTTAATTTAAACTTCGATGAATTTTTGAAATTCTATAATCAATTTGACCCAGATTTGAATGTTGGAAAGATAAAAACAGAAGAATTTTGGAGAAAATGTGTTGATAACTTTGGCCTTAAAAATATTGATAATTATAGTTTAGCTAAAGCATGGGTATCAGATTACGACATTATTGAACCGATAAACAAAATGGTTTATTTTTTGGAAAATAAATTTGAAATAGGAATAATTTCAAATATTAACTCAGGTATTTGGGAAGCGGCAGTTGAAGATAAATGGGTACCAAATATTAAATATAAAATAGTTTTATTATCTTACAAAATAGGAGTGGTAAAACCAAATGATAAAATTTACAAGATGGCTCAACAAGAATCTGGAGTAGAACCAAATGAAATTCTGTTTATTGATGATAAAGAAGAAAATTTAAAGATACCAAGAGGTATGGGATGGAAAACAGTCCTATTTGATATGAATCAAGCAGAAAAAGGAATTGAAGAAATTAAGGCATTTTTAAAATAA